The Canis lupus familiaris isolate Mischka breed German Shepherd chromosome X, alternate assembly UU_Cfam_GSD_1.0, whole genome shotgun sequence genome has a segment encoding these proteins:
- the LOC100683927 gene encoding 40S ribosomal protein S19-like → MSGITAKDVNQQEFVRALAAFLRKSGNLEIPEWVDIVKLAKHKELASYDKNWLYTQAASTAQHLYFRGGAGVTSVTKIYRGCQRNGVMSSHFSGGSKSVACRVLQALEGLIMVGKDQDEVRNLTSEGHREVWIESLDRW, encoded by the exons ATGTCTGGAATTACTGCAAAAGATGTGAACCAGCAGGAGTTCGTCAGAGCTCTGGCAGCCTTCCTCAGAAAGTCTGGGAA TCTGGAAATCCCTGAATGGGTGGACATTGTCAAGCTGGCCAAGCATAAAGAACTCGCTTCCTATGACAAGAACTGGCTGTACACACAAGCTGCTTCCACAGCACAGCATCTGTACTTCCGGGGTGGTGCTGGGGTCACCTCCGTGACCAAGATCTACAGGGGATGTCAGAGAAATGGGGTCATGTCCAGCCACTTTAGCGGAGGCTCTAAGAGCGTGGCCTGCAGAGTTCTCCAAGCCCTGGAGGGGTTGATAATGGTGGGAAAGGACCAGGATGAGGTCCGCAATCTTACATCTGAGGGACATAGAGAGGTCTGGATAGAATCATTGGACAGGTGGTAA